The DNA region ACAGAAGACTATCGAAGACTAAAAAATCTTCTTATTGATTTTTTCAGAGGCCCCACAGTATCAAATATCCGCCTGGCTGGATTGGAGTATGTTCTGCACTTCACTGCACTGAATGGGAAGGTTTACTTCCGAAGTTATAAGCTGTTGTTGAAGAAATCTGGCTGCAGAACACCACGGATTGAATTGGAGGAGATGGGGCCGTCATTGGATCTGGTTCTGAGGAGGACACACCTGGCCTCAGATGATCTTTATAAACTGTCTATGAAAATCCCCAAAGCTCTCaagccaaagaagagaaaaaatatctCTCAAGATACTTTTGGTACAACTTATGGAAAGATTCACATGCAGGAACAGGACCTAGGCAAACTGCAAACCAGGAAAATGAAGGGATTGAAGAAGCGACCTGCAGAAAAGATAACAGAAGACCAGGAGATAAACcccaagagaattaaaaaaaattaatagaactTGGCCAAAAGTCCAGTCTTATTGTGTATTAAGAGATCTGTCATGCTCAGTCCATTCCGTTTcttaaatgttttttgttttttttttgtctgttgtggggcttaaactctgggtctgggtgttgtccctgagttctccaacttaagtgctctaccactggagccacagcgccacttccagttttctggtggttaattggaggagtctcacagactttcctgcccaggctggctttgaaccttgatcctcagatctcagcctcttgagtagctaggattataggcatgagccaccagtgcccagcttgatttttgtatattttttaacaTAATTTGCTACATATTTTTGAGctacttttataattttttaaaaaaatcattaagtacaagagattacagttatgagtatagtgcatcttgatcacccCCTTCCATTATTTGCTACATATTTGAATATGAATAGTAATATAACGATACTTTGCTTAAAGTAAGCCTTTTCTTTGTGCTGTTAGATTTGGTTATGCTATTTTCTGTCTGATGTGGTATCTTCATTTTCCCAAGACACTTctcattgggtgggtgggtgagttaGTGTGTgggtgaatgagtgagtgaggTGGAACTGAGGCAGAAGTATCACAAGTTCCAGACTAGCTTGAGCTGCATTGTGAcattctgccaaaaaaaaaccccaaaaagacAATAAATGGGCTTTGTTTTGTGGTGATGTGATACagccttgtgcttgaactcagagcctgagtgttgtccctgtccttttgtgttcaaggctagcctctactacttaagccacacctccactaccatctgttttggtttttaattggagataagaatgttgtGAAAGTTTATGACAaagcctgcttgggctggctttgaatctcaaccctcagatctcagcctcctgagtaggtaggattataggcatcaattaaccactggtacctagctataTTGACATTCTGTACAGCAGATTACATGTACCATGATGGCCCTGTAAGATTGTACCACCTAATGAAGGCTTTTCTGTAAAGGACAGAGTTTTGCTATGTACTCAGGTTAGCCACCAGTTCTCCAGCCTTAGTTGTCTTAAGTCCCATGTGCCACTACTCCCAGAGTTCATAGCACTTGGTCATTTCAGGTTTTGTAGCTGGAGGCGAAGCTCAGTGGTATAAGTGGGTTTTCCTTAAGCTAAAACATGAAGGGAAGTACTCATGAGAAAATGTGATAAGGTCCTAGTAAGTGAGCACATTTGCATAGCCAATTCTACTCAGATTAAGAAATGATAATTGTCTCCTGACTCAGGGGTGAATGGTACACAGCAAATATGCTTTCTAGTAATAGGTAGAAGGGAAGCTTTGTGACATTTAATCACATTTAGTGGGACTCAAATGCTAAAAGTGCTTTTTACAGTTataaggccttgacttcaaatccCAGTTTCTCCagtaagtatataaaataaaacatagattacttggagttcttttttttgtgtgctgacaTTGATTGGTTCTGGAgtctgaactcagtgccttatgcTGGCTATGCAGGTGCTCTATAGCTGAAACCATCTTTCCAgcccttttcttttgccagtcctggggcttgaactcagggcctgagcactgtccctggcttcttttgctcaaggctagcactctgccacttgagtaccacagcacaacttctggccttttctatatatatggtgctgaggaatcgagcccagggcttcatgtaaacaaggcaagtactctaccactaggtcatacttGCAGCTTCCAGCCCTCTTTTACACTGATTATTTTACAGATACGATTTCATATTTTGCCCAGATTTATAGGTGGGACACAATCCACCTattgtacacatgcacatgtttCTTTCCCACCAGGTGTACTTTCTGAGAAACAAAGGAGATTGGTTCCTATCCCTGCTGTGTGCCTTCTTGCCTTTTGCATTCCTCAATGTCTGTCAGGGTGGAGGCCACCCCAGATAGAGGGGCCACTAGCAACTTGAGGAAGAATAGGAGTAGCAGCCACTGGATGGTCCTCAGAGGTGCTAGTCTTATGCCCAAGGAACTGGTTGTCTTGGCAATGCATTCCAGGAGgtttattagtatttttatttttattaccaactctttcttggctcaaggctaacactctaccactttgagccacagcaccacttctgtgatcctctgatctcagcctcctcagtagctagggttacaggtgtgagccacctaagCCTGACTACCACTAGTTTTATAGGGGGTCATTGGTACATTTCCAATCATATAATACATCCATGTCTTCAG from Perognathus longimembris pacificus isolate PPM17 chromosome 28, ASM2315922v1, whole genome shotgun sequence includes:
- the LOC125343582 gene encoding ribosome production factor 2 homolog, whose translation is MDSLDRVIKPKTKRAKRFLEKREPKLSENIKNAMLIKGGNANAIVTQVLKDVYALKKPYGVLYKKKNITRPFEDQTSLKFFSKKSDCSLFMFGSHNKKRPNNLVIGRMYDYHVLDMIELVVEKFVSLKDIKNSKCPEGTKPLLVFAGDDFDVTEDYRRLKNLLIDFFRGPTVSNIRLAGLEYVLHFTALNGKVYFRSYKLLLKKSGCRTPRIELEEMGPSLDLVLRRTHLASDDLYKLSMKIPKALKPKKRKNISQDTFGTTYGKIHMQEQDLGKLQTRKMKGLKKRPAEKITEDQEINPKRIKKN